A region from the Acyrthosiphon pisum isolate AL4f chromosome A1, pea_aphid_22Mar2018_4r6ur, whole genome shotgun sequence genome encodes:
- the LOC100574081 gene encoding uncharacterized protein LOC100574081 has translation MGKKGKKTRWRELPITLADKPYAAVEQQSSGRHATDQKPANFAAAAGRRSHHTQHQTAYQQHQLPNRNNNSTGVGPQNNHVESSTVTFNEDEYTKITTPRQDVLFKKGYLGRRKHSSVPVITEVLNENEDGVSIDINPLDELCAYGEYVDPSMMYILNGGGYEIYDPYTGVATRLMGPPPGHFPPVGHPMLYQPMPMQPVDWYNPSNATSDWISGGAVYQPNNRYHKRSTTADAQQNGSAQSSEVGIGGTQESSLDDQQSLYQSMQPYNMYPGYMFGAPMYNYNGVSIQVPQPQSPPSPSISCDYTNGKRRKKKKRRKRGDVTDEYSDSSSEEQKSQSGASCDLVLDSEKTSDSGVLTNNSGGSTPVNVIPVQLSHTAPPFHMECPPPFEILHGTPILVHHHPDQMAAYYQPIPQYAEQLAPIGYQVIPEEQAEAVEITDDQPDAEPAPSYSAENSDSGISSPNSEVMVKGSTENKHEKPQTVSGSSGQPATKKSRNKKSKQREKATTESVIKTKSKDLPKNQHEGSKKSSKIAKEPAIIKKLNAKKNKSRPEQEKLETTKPLKEDQSKPEIENISEEIIQLSISPETEWIQEEEFCSLECTPRSTTDHIQFKFTKTQSLDSCESVEEETFATAVNTGNSDTENEIRQDEVGKLELASPINAAAAAPGPITEAVTKWLNDQGGLVLSPCLDDSGTDEGELSEYDDFEEHLSTTSPKNVQGNPYPALSRSDGSRVAGSSSHDQRQSGLISSGICCLTQ, from the exons CGGATAAACCTTATGCGGCTGTCGAACAACAATCGTCCGGCCGTCACGCGACGGACCAGAAACCGGCGAATTTCGCCGCGGCGGCAGGCAGACGAAGTCATCACACTCAACACCAAACTGCGTACCAACAGCATCAGTTGCCGAAccgaaataataattcaacggGTGTCGGTCCACAGAATAATCACGTGGAATCTTCGACCGTCACGTTTAACGAGG atGAATACACAAAGATAACAACGCCTAGACAAGACGTTTTGTTCAAAAAAGGTTACTTGGGAAGACGCAAGCACAGTAGTGTACCAGTCATTACTgaagttttaaatgaaaatgaag ACGGTGTTTCAATTGATATCAACCCTTTGGACGAGTTGTGTGCTTACGGTGAATATGTTGACCCGTCTATGATGTACATTCTTAATG GCGGCGGATACGAGATCTACGATCCGTACACCGGTGTGGCGACCAGGCTGATGGGACCTCCACCTGGTCATTTTCCGCCTGTCGGACATCCGATGCTGTACCAGCCGATGCCGATGCAACCCGTCGACTGGTACAACCCTTCGAACGCAACTTCCGACTGGATATCCGGTGGTGCCGTTTACCAGCCGAATAACAGATACCACAAGAGATCAACGACTGCCGACGCTCAGCAG aACGGCAGTGCTCAGAGTTCAGAAGTGGGAATCGGTGGTACCCAGGAATCGAGTCTGGACGATCAGCAGAGTTTATATCAGTCAATGCagccatataatatgtaccccGGATATATGTTTGGCGCTCCTATGTACAATTATAATG gtgTAAGCATTCAAGTTCCACAACCACAGTCTCCTCCTTCGCCTTCAATTAGTTGTGATTACACCAACGGAAAACGGCGTAAGAAAAAGAAGCGTAGAAAGCGTGGAGAC gtaaCTGATGAATATTCAGACTCTAGTTCGGAAGAACAAAAAAGTCAATCAGGTGCTAGTTGTGACCTCGTGCTGGACTCGGAAAAGACCTCTGATTCGGGTGTGCTGACAAACAATAGTGGTGGTTCGACACCTGTGAATGTCATACCCGTCCAGTTGTCCCACACCGCACCACCGTTTCATATGGAATGTCCACCACCATTCGAGATACTGCACGGAACACCGATACTCGTTCACCATCATCCGGATCAAATGGCCGCATATTACCAACCAATACCACAATACGCGGAGCAATTAGCCCCAATTGGTTACCAGGTTATACCTGAAGAACAAGCTGAAGCAGTAGAGATCACCGATGACCAACCAGATGCCGAACCGGCTCCTAGCTATTCAGCAGAAAACTCTGACTCGGGCATTAGCTCTCCGAACAGTGAAGTAATGGTCAAAGGGTCTACAGaaaataaacatgaaaaacCACAAACTGTTAGTGGCAGCAGTGGCCAGCCGGCGActaaaaaaagtagaaataagAAGAGCAAACAGCGAGAAAAAGCTACTACAGAATCAGTCATTAAGACGAAGAGTAAAGACTTACCGAAAAATCAACACGAAGGAAGTAAGAAATCGTCGAAAATTGCTAAAGAACCGgccattataaaaaaactaaacgcCAAAAAGAACAAATCTAGGCCAGAACAAGAAAAATTAGAAACTACAAAGCCACTCAAAGAGGATCAATCTAAACCAGAGATAGAAAACATTTCAGAAGAAATTATTCAGTTGTCTATCAGCCCGGAGACAGAGTGGATCCAAGAAGAAGAATTCTGTTCGTTGGAATGCACTCCCAGGTCTACAACAGaccatattcaatttaaattcacCAAGACACAATCCCTTGATTCGTGTGAATCCGTGGAAGAGGAAACGTTTGCGACGGCGGTGAACACTGGAAATTCTGATACGGAAAACGAAATCAGACAGGACGAAGTGGGAAAACTCGAATTGGCATCACCTATCAACGCAGCAGCAGCAGCCCCGGGACCGATTACGGAAGCCGTGACGAAATGGTTAAACGATCAGGGTGGCTTGGTGTTATCCCCGTGCTTAGACGATTCGGGAACCGATGAAGGCGAACTCAGCGAATACGACGATTTCGAAGAACACCTAAGTACGACTAGTCCAAAAAACGTGCAAGGCAACCCTTACCCTGCGCTGTCTCGTAGTGACGGGTCAAGGGTTGCTGGTTCTTCATCTCACGATCAACGACAAAGCGGACTAATATCCAGTGGCATATGTTGTttaactcaataa